The window ACGGTTGATGCCGAGCCTGAGCATGATCCTGAGCACCTCCATGATGGATGCGTCGGGAGTCGTGGTCATGACCGAACGGACCATGATGCTTGACATCTCGATGTTAGATATCTCCTCTGAAGCCTTCTTGAGATTGTCATCGGATTCTGCGAGGGAGTCCATAGAATAGTCGAGAAGACTGTCCCCTCCGATGTTGTTCTCCAATCTGGACTGGTATTTCATGATGACAGTTAGGATATCGTTCTCACTAACGAAACCGAGAAGATGGTTCTTGTTGTCGACGATGGGCGCACCGGACATGTTCTCCAGAGCGAGCCTGGTTGCCGCCTTTTTGATCGTATCGTCAGGACGCAGGGTCGGAACCTCTGTCGTCATCAAATCCCTAACCTTTAGCTTTGTCATCGGAAATCCTAATCCAGTGAGGACGATATAAACATTGGCCAACTACGATTTGAAAAGGTGTGGAATCAATCGGATAAAGGGATTCGGAGACCGCCCGGACAGAGCGGCCCCCAGTATAATCTGGCACTTAGCAGCGTCAGTGTTTCTTCTGGATCTTTCCGTCCTTCTTCTGACGGATGATGTGAGTGCCCTGATTCTCGGCCACCTGCTTGGCGTACTCCTCTGCCTCGGCCTTGGTGTCGAATCTCTTCAGAGCCCTCTTCGCCTTAGTCCTCTTGACCTGCCATCCTCCGTCGGGGTGGGGCGATACGAAGTAGGGTCCGTTGCGCTCATCATCGTCGTCGATCTCTTCTTCCTTGGCGGGTTCCTCTTTCGGAGGGTTGACTTCGACGGGCTCCTCCTTCAGCTTCTCTTCTTTCTTAG of the Thermoplasmata archaeon genome contains:
- a CDS encoding CBS domain-containing protein; the protein is MTTEVPTLRPDDTIKKAATRLALENMSGAPIVDNKNHLLGFVSENDILTVIMKYQSRLENNIGGDSLLDYSMDSLAESDDNLKKASEEISNIEMSSIMVRSVMTTTPDASIMEVLRIMLRLGINRIPVLEKGVLVGIISRGDIIFALYKKKA
- a CDS encoding DUF2188 domain-containing protein; amino-acid sequence: MFGFFKRKDKKKPEETPAAEPKKEEKLKEEPVEVNPPKEEPAKEEEIDDDDERNGPYFVSPHPDGGWQVKRTKAKRALKRFDTKAEAEEYAKQVAENQGTHIIRQKKDGKIQKKH